The Calliphora vicina chromosome 3, idCalVici1.1, whole genome shotgun sequence genome contains a region encoding:
- the LOC135953523 gene encoding esterase B1-like codes for MAYELSENDKLFYKIKTLEFKIQQCQKPVDNEPVEIKIHTGKIRGSKRYSLYKKIYYSFERIPYALPPVGDLRFRAPKPMTSWKNVKDCSMYGEKPMQYSPMDPQTIEGSEDCLFVNVYTNNIRPIKPRPIMVWIYGGGFQFGEANREWYGPDYFMGKGVILVTVQYRLGALGFLSLKDPVQHTPGNAGLKDIILALKWVKKNSARFGGNPDCVTLFGESAGAAAVQFLMLSEHARGLFHRAILQSGVATADWATSECTTRNYDLAVAAGYKGSHKEKHILKYLLSLTAAEIVEAERSLQPNHREMFVFGPNVEPYFTAHTVFCKPVEELLENAWGNNIPVILGANSMEGLFFQRAAIKNKPAMLKLLETCCQYVPKAAAFKTNSPECQEKGLKLREIHVKGVESTLEDLYEIITYAYNWHPIQKTIDARLQYGRKTSTFLYRFDFNSNKLVNPFRLMRSLDGECSRPDTAAAAATVTGVAHTDELAYLFSSVLAKPMERQSREYRCIQRMISWWTTFAETGNPNNVKIPGMQGVKWRSLQRHDSDSFKCLNINDDLKFIELPEMKKLMVWKSLYELHRTLPQSTKPIHTSAKSSL; via the exons ATGGCTTATGAATTAAGTGAAAacgataaattattttataaaataaa aactttggaatttaaaatacaacaatgcCAAAAACCGGTCGACAATGAACCAGtggaaattaaaattcataCGGGCAAAATCAGAGGCTCCAAAAGGTATAGCCTCTATAAAAAGATCTACTATAGTTTTGAGCGTATACCCTATGCTTTGCCGCCAGTGGGAGATTTAAGATTTAGGGCTCCCAAGCCCATGACATCATGGAAAAATGTGAAAGATTGTAGCATGTATGGTGAAAAGCCTATGCAATATTCTCCTATGGACCCGCAAACAATAGAAGGTTCCGAAgattgtttgtttgtaaatGTTTATACAAATAAT ATTAGGCCAATTAAACCTAGACCTATAATGGTGTGGATTTATGGTGGTGGTTTTCAATTTGGCGAAGCCAATCGTGAATGGTATGGACCGGATTATTTTATGGGAAAAGGTGTAATTTTAGTTACAGTACAATATCGTTTGGGAGCTTTAG gtttccTAAGCCTAAAAGATCCAGTCCAACATACCCCCGGCAATGCAGGATTAAAAGACATTATATTAGCATTAAAGTGGGTTAAAAAGAATTCAGCTAGATTTGGTGGTAACCCAGACTGTGTAACGTTGTTTGGTGAAAGTGCCGGAGCAGCAGCCGTGCAATTTCTAATGTTAAGTGAGCATGCTCGAGGCTTGTTCCATCGTGCCATTTTACAGTCTGGCGTGGCAACTGCTGACTGGGCCACTTCTGAATGTACTACACGCAACTATGATTTAGCAGTAGCAGCAGGCTATAAAGGGTCACACAAGGAGAAGCACATTTTAAAGTATCTGCTGAGTTTAACGGCTGCAGAAATTGTAGAAGCGGAACGAAGTTTGCAGCCCAATCATAgagaaatgtttgtttttggtCCAAATGTAGAACCCTACTTTACGGCTCATACGGTGTTTTGTAAACCAGTGGAGGAGCTACTGGAAAACGCTTGGGGTAACAATATTCCGGTGATTTTGGGAGCAAACTCTATGGAGGGTTTGTTTTTCCAAAGGG CTGCTATCAAAAATAAGCCAGCTATGTTAAAACTCTTGGAAACATGCTGCCAATATGTACCTAAAGCGGCTGCTTTTAAAACTAATAGTCCAGAGTGCCAAGAAAAAGGCTTGAAATTAAGAGAAATTCATGTTAAAGGTGTAGAATCCACTTTGGAAGACTTATATGAA ATCATTACCTATGCATACAATTGGCATCCCATACAAAAGACCATTGATGCACGCTTACAGTATGGCCGTAAAACTTCAACATTTCTATATCGTTTCGACTTTAACTCAAACAAACTTGTTAATCCCTTTCGTTTAATGCGCTCCCTTGATGGTGAATGCAGTAGACCAGATACTGCTGCTGCAGCAGCTACTGTTACTGGCGTTGCACACACCGATGAACTTGCGTATCTTTTTAGTAGTGTTTTGGCCAAACCAATGGAACGGCAAAGCCGCGAATATCGCTGCATTCAACGCATGATTTCATGGTGGACAACATTTGCGGAGACTGGAAATCCAAATAATGTTAAAATCCCTGGCATGCAGGGTGTTAAATGGCGTTCATTACAACGCCACGACAGCGACTCTTTCAAATGTTTGAATATCAAcgatgatttaaaatttattgaattgccTGAAATGAAGAAACTAATGGTATGGAAAAGTTTATATGAGTTGCATCGCACGCTGCCGCAGAGTACCAAACCAATTCATACGAGTGCTAAATCATCGTTATAA